GCCGGGCTGCCGGCGGACGGGATCGCGTACTTCCCCCGCGAGGGCTGGATCGAACCGACCCGCCTCATCGGCCACCTGCTCTCCAGCGCGGTCTCTCATGGGGCCGAGCTGGTACACGACGACCCTGTCACCGGCCTGGACTCGACCGCCGGTCTGGTGCGCACGGTCCGGCTCGCCTCGGGGCGGCAGCTCTCCGCCGACGCGGTCGTGAACTGTGCGGGGCCGCAGGCTGCCAGGATCGCCGAGTTCGCCGGCCTGGTGCTGCCGATGCGCAACACCCGCGGTGTGCTCATCCACACCTCGCCGGTCGCGGTCTCGGTGTCGCGTGTCATTCATGCCCCGCATGTCCACCTACGCCCGGACGGTGCCGGACGGCTCCTTCTGCACAGCCCCGAGACCGACGGCGCGGCGTACGTGTCCGACACGGGTGACATCAGCGTCGAGCCATCGGCGGTGACAAGAGTGCTGGAGGCTGGCCGTGCGCTGTACCCCGGGCTCCGAGCCGCGACCGTGGAAAGCGTTCGAGTGGGTGAACGGCCCATCCCCAGCGACGGCCTACCGGTCCTGGGACGGGCCGTCGAGCTGCCCAACTTTCATTTCGCCGTCTCACACAGCGGTGCGACCCTGAGCCTGCACGCCGGCGACCTGGTGGCGGCCGAGGCGCTCGGCGAGGACCGGGTCGAAGCCCTGGCCGCGTTCCGGTTCGAGCGGCTTTGACCAGCGGTCGTAGCGGCGCACGGGCATCGCTGCCGTGATGTGACTGGTCTGTCACTTCGGATGCGGCTGCCCTCCTCGCTCCCTAAGCTTGTGGTCGAGGTGAGGTGGAGCCGCTCATGAGCACACCCCGGGACCTGTTGATCACCGCCATGGACTTGGCGGCCGGTCGCCCCGTCGAACGAGGCGATCTGTCACTCGCGCTCGCGGGAGGCGAGCTGATCGACCTCCTTGATGCCCAAGTCATCACGCTGGACGGCGATCACATCGTGCCGAACGACCGGCGAGCCGTAGATGACCGGCTGTTGGACGAGGCCGCGTCCTCGCTCCCGCGACAAGCGCCGTACGAGTCGGTCGACGGCTGGCTGTGGCGCAGGGGCCGTGACCTGTCCGCAGCCTATCTGGCCGCCCTCGAAGCGGAAGGGCAGCTCACTCGGCAACGTGACCGCCGCTGGATGATCTTCCAGCCCAGTCACACGGTGCTGGTGGATTCGCCCGCACGCCGCCGGGCGGCGAACCGTTGGGCATCGGATGAGCCCCTCCTCGCGGCGCTCGCGGCGGCCGCCGGGATCGGCGACAAGCCGACCGGAGAGTCACCAAGCGTGGCCGACGATGCCGTGGCGACGGTGCTCGCCGCCGTCCATGACGCCGTAAGGGGCCTGGAGGCCGAACGGCAGCGGCGAGCCCTCGACGAGGCGGCCTTCGACAACATCTGGCGGGGCGAATGAAGACCGCACGCGCGTGGTGGCGTGGTGGGACGTGGGTGGCCGGTAGAGCGGAAGCGGCGCCGATGTCGACGCCGTGGGCCCGTGGTTGCGGATGACATCGACGACCTGGCTTTCAGCCCACTCCGCGGACGGAGGCGGTCGTTCCCCGGTCGTCGCCGAGGGGCGGGCCGGTGGCCGGCCCGCCCCTCGGACTGGGCTCTCGGGAGCGGCCGTGTCAGGCGGGTGCCTCGCTGGCCGAAGGCGTCACCTCCTCGGTCTGGCGCTGCTTCCCGGGCTCGGGCTCGGTGGCCGGTGGGGCGAACATCAGCCGTAGGCCGAGGGTGGCCGCGAGCGGGCCGAGGGCGCACATCGCGGCGGCGCTGACGAAGGAGGCGCCCAGGTTCCCCGCGTCATAGCCGAATCCGCCGAAGTACGTGGCGAAGGTCGACGCGAAGCCGAAGAACATCGCCGGGATGAGAGCGAACGGCTTCAGCCGGCCGGTCGCCAGCAGGGCGCCGTTGACGAAGAAGATCACCACGCCCAGCGCCAGGGTCTGGGCGAACTCCCCGGTGCCGAACATCGTGCCCGTCTCACGGTTGAGGAGTACGGCCACCACCGCGAACCCCGCCCCTGTCGTAGTGGCGGTGATCATGGAGATGGCGTTGGCGATGCTGGGGCCGCCCTGCATGAACGTTCCGGCCCAGGTGATGAAGATCGCCCAGGTCGGCATGTGGAGCGGGCTCAGGAGCAGGAAGACGGTGGCGAAGGCGATGATCGAGGCGCTGATCTCGTGCGGCAGTGTGATGCGGTCGATGCGTCCGTTGCTCATGGCTACGCCAATCCGCCCGGCTTGGCCAGCAGTTCCTTGATACCCGTGTCGATGAATTCGGTGTCCTCGGGGCTGCTGCCGCCGCCGGCGAAGTGGCCCCAGATGCCGGGGATCACCCGGAGTTCGGCGCCCGGTATGTGGCTGACGGCCCAGGCCTCGTCCTCCGGCGGGAAGTAGAGGTCCTTCTCGGCGGGCATGTCGAGAGTGGTCGCCTTGATGGAGCCCAGCGCCGCCTCCGTGTCCCCGTCGAAGCCGGGGGTGAGCCCGACGTCGCCGTTCTGCCAGGTCCAGAGCATGGTGAGCAGGTTGTTGGGGTCACGGCCGTCGAGGAAGAAACCCTCCCAGAAGCCGACGAGGAAGTCCTCCAGAGAGGTGTAGCCGAGCTTCTCGTACTCCTTCTCCCAGTAGAACGCCTGCGAGAAGCCCCATCCCGCGTACACCCGGGCGAGTGCGCGCAGTCCGGTGGTCGGCCACTTGTCCGCGTCGTACCAGCCGCCGTTGAAGACCGCGTCGGCGGTCAGCGCGGCCTTGACGCCCTCCAGGAAGACCTTGTTGTGGGCGCTGGTGCGCGGGGAGCCGCAGAAGGGGGCGATCCGCTCGACCATCTCCGGGTGGCTGACGGCCCACTGGAAGGTCTGCCCGGCGCCCATCGACCAGCCGGTCACGAGCTGGATCTTCTCGATGCCGAACTCCTCGGTCACCAGCTTGTGCTGGGCCGCGATCTGGTCGTACACCGTGATGTCGGGGAAGCGGGCGCGGTCGTACGGCGGCGGGGTGTTGCTCGGCGAGGTGGACAGGCCGTTGCCGAGCATGTTCGGGACGATGATGAAGTACTCGGCCGGGTCGAGGGCCATACCGGGGCCGATGAGCCACTCGTTGTCCCAGTGGCGGCCGGAGTACCAGGTGGGGTAGACGATCACGTTGGACTTGTCCGCGTTGAGCTCGCCGTACGTGGTGTAGGCGAGGTGCGCGCCGCGCAGGGTGGCGCCACTCTGGGTGGTGAAGTCGCCCAGCTGGAAGGTGAGATGGTCGCTCATGGGACTGCCTTTCGGGACGCTCAAGAGGTGACGGCGCACTGGCCGCGGTCGGCTTTTCTCGGGCCCTCGGCCGTCGGCCGGATGTCGAAGTCGAAGATCGCCGTGGGGAGGTAGAGGGTGCTGCACGCGTTGGGGATGTCCACGACGCCGCTGATCCGGCCCTCGATCGGGGCCGAGCCCAGCAGGAGGTAGGCCTGCTCTCCGCTGTAGCCGAAGGTCGTGAGGTAGTCGACGGCGTTGAGGCAGGCGTTGCGGTACGCCATCGTCGCGTCGAGGTAGTGGTTGGTGTCGGTCTCGTGGTCGACGGAGATGCCGACGAACGAGATGAACTCGGTGTACTGCGGCGCGACGTTGCCCGGCATGAAGATCGGGTTGGTCGTGACGCCGTACTTCTCCATGCCGCCCTTGATCAGGTCGACGTGCAGGTCGATGAAGCCGCCCATCTCGATGGCGCCGCAGAAGGTGATCTCGCCGTCGCCCTGGCTGAAGTGCAGGTCGCCGCCGGAGAGCAGGGCGCCGGGGACGAGGACGGGATAGAAGACCCGTGAGCCGCGGGTGAAGTTCTTGATGTCGTGGTTGCCGCCGTTCTCGCGGGCCGGGACCGTGCGGGCGCCTTCGGCGGCGATACGGGTGGCCGTCTCGCCGGCCGCCGTCCCGGCCAGCGCGTTGTCGGTGAGCGGGGGCAGGGCGAGCGCCGGCACCCGGTGCGGGTCGGTGTCGATGAGGGCCTGCTCGCGGGCGTTCCAGCGGGCGAGCAGTTCGGCGGAGGGCGCGGTGCCGAAGAGGCCGGGGTGGGTGATGCCGGTGTAGCGGACGCCGGGGATGTGGCGGGAGGTGGCCTGCTGGCCGTGGAAGTCCCAGACGGCCTTGTACGAGTCGGGGAAGCGGTCGGTGAGGAACCCGCCGCCGTTGTTCTTGGCGAAGACGCCGGTGTAACCCCAGCCCTCCCCGGAACCCTCGCCCTGCGCCTGGGGTATGGGGCCCAGGTCGAGGATGTCCACGACCAGCAGGTCGCCGGGCTCGGCGCCCTCCACGGCGATCGGACCGCTGAGCATGTGGGCGTGGGTGAGGTCGACGTCGCGGACGTCGTTGGCCGAGTCGTTGTTGCCGATCTGGTTGTCGGTCCAGTCCCGGCACTCGATGCGGAAGTCCGAGCCCGGCTTCACGGTGACGGCGGGCGGGATGTCGGGGTGCCAGCGATTGTGGCCGGGGACCTTCTGGTCGCGCATGGACAGGGCCTGGTCGACGCTGAAGACGACTTCGGGCATCGGGGCTGCCTCTCATTTCAGGGCTTGGGGCTCAGGGCTTGGGCAAGTGGGCGTGCCGGGGATCGCCGGCCGGGGACGGCCGGCGGCGGGTGGGCGGCACCTCGGTGACGACGCGCGGTTCGTGGGCGCTGGCCTCCTGGGCGTGCAGGGCGCGGGCCAGCGGAGCGGACGTACGGCTGAGCAGGGGGGCGGTGAAGATCCGACGGGACTGGTCACCGCAGGTGTCGCAGGGCTCTTCGGGAAGGGCGCGGCCGATCGGACGGATCACCTCGAAGGTTCCGCAGCCCGAACAGCGGTACTGATACATGGCCATGGACAACCAACCTCCTAAAGCTTCGAGAGAAAAGTATTTTCAGCCGAAGCAATTGGGCAAGAGTTGGTCGTGTTACGTGCGCGTAAAAGGATGTGCGCCCCGGGCCGGGTTACGGCAGCTGCTGGAGCACGTCCCACTGCAGCCCGTCGGCCACGGCGAGGAACACGCGCTGCTCCAGGTGGCGGTCCCGTATCTGGACCGTGCCACGCGGGGTCTCGTACTCGAGCCCTTCGGCGGTCGCCTGAATCCTGGCCACGTCCACGCCGCCCGCCCGCCGCAGCAGCTCGGTGAGCATGCGGACGCCCTCGTAGCAGGACTCGCCGAGGCTGTTGAGCACCGGCGCCTTGGGCCCGAACCGGCGTCCGTACGCGGCGGCGAAGTCGAGGCCGGACGCGGTCGGCAGGTCCTCGAAGTACCCGGCCGAGGTCATCAGTCCGCGGGTGTTCTCCGGCCCGGTGGCCAGCAGGACGTTCTCCTCGATCAGCGAACTGAACCGGATGTGGTCACGGTCGAGCCCGGCCGCGGTGAAGGCGCGGTTGAAGAGCACGGCGTCGTCCCCGATCAGCAGCATGAGGACGGCCTCGCAGTCACTGGCCGCGACCCGGGCCAGCACAGGGCCGAAGTCCTTGGTGCCGAGCGGCACGTACATCTCGTCGCAGACCTCGCCACCGAGTTCGCGCAGGTAGCGGTGGGCGGCGCGGGCGGAGGAGCGGGGCCAGACGTAGTCGTCGCCGACGATCGTCCAGCGCCGGATGCCGAGTTCGGCGGCGAACCACCGCAGCGCGGGCCGCAGTTGACGGTTGGGGGTCTCGCCGGTGAGGAACACACCCGGGGACCGCTCACCGCCTTCGTAGAGCGCGGTGTAGACGTACGGCACGCGGCCGTCGATGCGCGGGGCGACTACTTGGCGGACGGCGGAGATGTGCCAGCCGGCCACCGCGTCGATGACGCCGCCGGAGATCAGCGCGTCGATCTCGGTCGCCACCTGCTCGGGCGGCGCCCCGCCGTCGACCAGCACCAGCCGCAGCTCCCTGCCCAGCACGCCCGACTCGGCGTTGACCTCCTCGGCCGCGAGCTGGGCGCAGCACTCGCAGGACGGGCCGAAGATCCCGGCCGGGCCCTGGAGCGGGACCACAAGGGCGACATCCAGCGCGTCCCGGGCCCGGCCTGCCGGAGAGCCGAGCCGGACGGACGCCTTCTCGATCATAGACGCCCATCCTAGCGATTGGTTGCTACGAGAATATTTCGCAGCGAAAAGGAAATGACTGTATCGTGGAACCACTTCACGCGATCCTCGTCTGTCGTGCGAGCCCGCACGAACGCGACCGCTGTAGTACTCCCCCACGACCACGACGACAGTTGGCAGGGCGATGACCACGACGACCCCGGCGGCCGTATCCGATCTCGACTTGGCGCGAGCCCTCACGCTCGTGGAACGGAGCGTCGTCCAAAGGCTCGGCGAGGCGCTGAAGGCGGAGGGTGCGACGCTCGAGGAGTGGCGCGTGCTGTCGTTCCTCGGCGACGGCGCCGGCCGCGCGATGACCGAGATCGCCGAGTTCGCCCTGCTGACGGCGCCGACCCTGACCAAGGTCGTCGACCGCATGGTGTCCGTCAACCTGGTCCTGCGCCGGGTGGACGACGCGGACCGGCGGCGTGTACTGGTGTTCGCGTCCGAGCGGGGCAGCGAGGCGCTGTCACGATGGACGGCAGCGGTCGAACGCGAACAGGAACACATCGTGACCGCCCTCGGCGCGGAAGAGACGGCCTTGTTGCGGACGCTCCTTCAGCGGGCTTCGAGGCGGCTGGGCTGACGGCTGCATCCCTGGGTCGGCCCCCGGGTCTTGCGCGGGCGGTGACACGGAAGAGTTGGCCGAGTAGACCGTCGGCCGCCCGAGACGGCCGCCTCGGTCCACGACTGGATCTGCCGCCCTCAGGTCCCTCTCCGACCAGGCGCCGGCCTGGAAGCGAGGTGGACGCCCCGGCGCCGGAGCACCGCACGGCCGTTCCGCTGCGTGAAGGACGTCCTTGACGTCCTCCACGCAACCCGGCCCGGCACAGCGGACGGACCCGTGCCGGACATGGCCGCATCCTCGACGGCGTGCGCCTGTTCTTGGTCGGGACACATGATCACGCAAACACCGCTGCCCATCCGGCGGTTGCCGTCACGAGTGATCAAGTCCAGGACTGCGGTTCGAGGCCGGGAGGCGTTACCGCGTGGTGAAGGCCCCGCCGTTGACGTGAATGGTCTGGCCGGTGATATGCCGAGCGCCTGGGGAGGCTAGGAAGTATGCCGTCGCGCCTATGTCCTCGACGGTGCCCGGGCGCTTGTTGTGTGTCTCATCCACGAGCGCGTTGTGGCGCTCGTCGGTCATCTGGTCGCGGAAGAAGTTGGTGCCGGTGATGTAGCCCGCGGAGATGACGTTGCTGGTGATGCCGTGGGGGCCGAGTTCGCGGGACAGCGAGGCATTCCATGCGGCCAGTGCGGCCTTGGCTGCACCGTACGAGCCGCCGCCGCGTTCGGCTCCGATCGAGCCGATGCTGATGACGGAACTGCCGGAAGTGAGTTTGTCGAGAACCGAGGCGGTGGTCAGGACCGCGCCCAGCAAGTTCTGGGCCAGGTTGGTTTGCCACTGGGCCAAAAGCGCCTCCAGGGCCGGTCCGTCGCCGGGTACCGCCTCGGGCAGTCCACCTGACGCGTTGACCAGGGCGTCCAGCTCGCTGAGCCGGGCGGCGAGCGCCGCGACCTGCCCGGGGTCGGTCGCATCGCAGACGACACCGTGCACGCCCAACTCCTTGGCCGTTCGTTCGACGGTGTCGGGATGGCGTCCGGTGATGTAGACCTCCGTCCGGTCGGCGGCGAACCTTTCGGCGATGGCGCGGCCGATGCCGCTGGTGCCTCCGGTGACGAGCACTGTGCGGGTCAAGGATCCTCCTGCTCACTGCTACGTTTAGGTCTAAACGTAACAGACGCCGACAGGAGAGCGCACGTGGCTGACACCATCGCCGCATCGGGGGACCCCGTACCGACCTATCCCGCCGCGGAGATCGCCGCGGCCTGGCAGCGGGAGCGACCTGGCACCCCAACCGAGTCGATCGAGATCGTCACACCCATCTGGAGGCTGGCCAAGCTCTTCGCCGAAGACCGCAACCGTGTGCTGCGCGAAGCGGGTATCGATGCAGCCACCCTCGACCTGCTCTCGGTCATCCGTCGTTCCGGGCCGCCCTACACCCTCAGCACCCGCGAGATCGCCCAGCGGACACTGGTGACCGCCGGGGCCATCTCGCAGCGCGTCGCCCGGGCCGAACGAGAGGGCCTCGCCCAGCGAAAACCGGGGGCCACCGGCCGCCGGACCGTGCTTGTGTCACTGACGGCCGAGGGCCACGCCCTCATCGAGCGGTCCGTCGACGCCGTCCTCGGCCGCGAGGCCGCACTCGTCAGCGACCTGTCGGCGCACGAACGCGACTCACTGATCGAGCTCCTGGAGAAACTGCTGACCGACGTTCGACGACGCACGACATACATCGGGAGCTGAGCTGTTCCTTGCTCACAAGCGCGCCTCGTAAACCGCGGGTTCGAGAGCGTGCTTCGACTGGCGAGAGCCGGCCCATGGGTGGATGCAAGGGGTCGCCGCCGCACAGCACGCGGCGCGGGCGGCGGCTGTGGTAGCCGCCCGCGTACGTCCTCGTCCTCGACGGCGTCG
The nucleotide sequence above comes from Streptomyces sp. NL15-2K. Encoded proteins:
- a CDS encoding FAD-dependent oxidoreductase, whose amino-acid sequence is MVEHIVVIGAGVYGAAVTASLTRRGARVTVVDAGAPGSGTSGATFSWTNSCGKQPRPYHDLNVAGMQAHRQLAAEVPHSDWYHEGGNLEWAADDAEHEELRKKVAGVLDYGYEARWLSRAEALHLEPDIDPAGLPADGIAYFPREGWIEPTRLIGHLLSSAVSHGAELVHDDPVTGLDSTAGLVRTVRLASGRQLSADAVVNCAGPQAARIAEFAGLVLPMRNTRGVLIHTSPVAVSVSRVIHAPHVHLRPDGAGRLLLHSPETDGAAYVSDTGDISVEPSAVTRVLEAGRALYPGLRAATVESVRVGERPIPSDGLPVLGRAVELPNFHFAVSHSGATLSLHAGDLVAAEALGEDRVEALAAFRFERL
- a CDS encoding GPP34 family phosphoprotein; the encoded protein is MSTPRDLLITAMDLAAGRPVERGDLSLALAGGELIDLLDAQVITLDGDHIVPNDRRAVDDRLLDEAASSLPRQAPYESVDGWLWRRGRDLSAAYLAALEAEGQLTRQRDRRWMIFQPSHTVLVDSPARRRAANRWASDEPLLAALAAAAGIGDKPTGESPSVADDAVATVLAAVHDAVRGLEAERQRRALDEAAFDNIWRGE
- a CDS encoding DUF1097 domain-containing protein; the encoded protein is MSNGRIDRITLPHEISASIIAFATVFLLLSPLHMPTWAIFITWAGTFMQGGPSIANAISMITATTTGAGFAVVAVLLNRETGTMFGTGEFAQTLALGVVIFFVNGALLATGRLKPFALIPAMFFGFASTFATYFGGFGYDAGNLGASFVSAAAMCALGPLAATLGLRLMFAPPATEPEPGKQRQTEEVTPSASEAPA
- a CDS encoding alpha/beta fold hydrolase yields the protein MSDHLTFQLGDFTTQSGATLRGAHLAYTTYGELNADKSNVIVYPTWYSGRHWDNEWLIGPGMALDPAEYFIIVPNMLGNGLSTSPSNTPPPYDRARFPDITVYDQIAAQHKLVTEEFGIEKIQLVTGWSMGAGQTFQWAVSHPEMVERIAPFCGSPRTSAHNKVFLEGVKAALTADAVFNGGWYDADKWPTTGLRALARVYAGWGFSQAFYWEKEYEKLGYTSLEDFLVGFWEGFFLDGRDPNNLLTMLWTWQNGDVGLTPGFDGDTEAALGSIKATTLDMPAEKDLYFPPEDEAWAVSHIPGAELRVIPGIWGHFAGGGSSPEDTEFIDTGIKELLAKPGGLA
- the fmdA gene encoding formamidase — encoded protein: MPEVVFSVDQALSMRDQKVPGHNRWHPDIPPAVTVKPGSDFRIECRDWTDNQIGNNDSANDVRDVDLTHAHMLSGPIAVEGAEPGDLLVVDILDLGPIPQAQGEGSGEGWGYTGVFAKNNGGGFLTDRFPDSYKAVWDFHGQQATSRHIPGVRYTGITHPGLFGTAPSAELLARWNAREQALIDTDPHRVPALALPPLTDNALAGTAAGETATRIAAEGARTVPARENGGNHDIKNFTRGSRVFYPVLVPGALLSGGDLHFSQGDGEITFCGAIEMGGFIDLHVDLIKGGMEKYGVTTNPIFMPGNVAPQYTEFISFVGISVDHETDTNHYLDATMAYRNACLNAVDYLTTFGYSGEQAYLLLGSAPIEGRISGVVDIPNACSTLYLPTAIFDFDIRPTAEGPRKADRGQCAVTS
- a CDS encoding zinc ribbon domain-containing protein, with the protein product MAMYQYRCSGCGTFEVIRPIGRALPEEPCDTCGDQSRRIFTAPLLSRTSAPLARALHAQEASAHEPRVVTEVPPTRRRPSPAGDPRHAHLPKP
- a CDS encoding substrate-binding domain-containing protein; the encoded protein is MIEKASVRLGSPAGRARDALDVALVVPLQGPAGIFGPSCECCAQLAAEEVNAESGVLGRELRLVLVDGGAPPEQVATEIDALISGGVIDAVAGWHISAVRQVVAPRIDGRVPYVYTALYEGGERSPGVFLTGETPNRQLRPALRWFAAELGIRRWTIVGDDYVWPRSSARAAHRYLRELGGEVCDEMYVPLGTKDFGPVLARVAASDCEAVLMLLIGDDAVLFNRAFTAAGLDRDHIRFSSLIEENVLLATGPENTRGLMTSAGYFEDLPTASGLDFAAAYGRRFGPKAPVLNSLGESCYEGVRMLTELLRRAGGVDVARIQATAEGLEYETPRGTVQIRDRHLEQRVFLAVADGLQWDVLQQLP
- a CDS encoding MarR family winged helix-turn-helix transcriptional regulator produces the protein MTTTTPAAVSDLDLARALTLVERSVVQRLGEALKAEGATLEEWRVLSFLGDGAGRAMTEIAEFALLTAPTLTKVVDRMVSVNLVLRRVDDADRRRVLVFASERGSEALSRWTAAVEREQEHIVTALGAEETALLRTLLQRASRRLG
- a CDS encoding SDR family oxidoreductase, which gives rise to MTRTVLVTGGTSGIGRAIAERFAADRTEVYITGRHPDTVERTAKELGVHGVVCDATDPGQVAALAARLSELDALVNASGGLPEAVPGDGPALEALLAQWQTNLAQNLLGAVLTTASVLDKLTSGSSVISIGSIGAERGGGSYGAAKAALAAWNASLSRELGPHGITSNVISAGYITGTNFFRDQMTDERHNALVDETHNKRPGTVEDIGATAYFLASPGARHITGQTIHVNGGAFTTR
- a CDS encoding MarR family transcriptional regulator; this translates as MADTIAASGDPVPTYPAAEIAAAWQRERPGTPTESIEIVTPIWRLAKLFAEDRNRVLREAGIDAATLDLLSVIRRSGPPYTLSTREIAQRTLVTAGAISQRVARAEREGLAQRKPGATGRRTVLVSLTAEGHALIERSVDAVLGREAALVSDLSAHERDSLIELLEKLLTDVRRRTTYIGS